A single genomic interval of Larimichthys crocea isolate SSNF unplaced genomic scaffold, L_crocea_2.0 scaffold46323, whole genome shotgun sequence harbors:
- the LOC113745118 gene encoding LON peptidase N-terminal domain and RING finger protein 2-like codes for FFKNRKYNPTALLQDIMTQLFPSQLAERKQVHDAEMAELSNLTKDIPIFVCTVAYPGVPCPLHIFEPRYRLMMRRCMETGTKKFGMCSYEHGKRYGSQFKQPVYIKIVDFG; via the exons ttctttaaaaacaggaagtacaACCCCACGGCTCTGCTCCAGGACATCATGACCCAACTTTTCCCCTCGCAGCTGGCTGAGAGGAAACAGGTCCATGATGCTGAGATGGCTGAACTGTCCAA TCTCACTAAGGACATCCCCATATTCGTTTGCACGGTGGCCTACCCTGGAGTGCCGTGCCCTCTGCACATCTTTGAGCCTCGATATCGGCTGATGATGCGCCGCTGCATGGAGACAGGCACTAAGAAGTTTGGCATGTGCAGCTATGAGCATGGAAAGAGGTATGGAAGTCAATTTAAACAACCTGTTTACATAAAAATTG